From one Streptomyces sp. CA-210063 genomic stretch:
- a CDS encoding MFS transporter — MQTWHEIRRFPFAVRLLLVNQLGVNIGFYLLIPYLATHLTENLGMSAAVVGIVLGVRNLSQQGLFIIGGSASDRLGARGVIIAGCALRTVGFGLFALGDGLAVLLAASVLSGLAGALFNPAVRAYLAQEAGERKAEAFALFNVFATTGALIGPLLGSVLLLVDFRTSALTAAGIFAVLTVAQALVLPARKVEPTGSGVLGDWREVLGNRAFLAFALAMVGMFTLENQLYLLLPAGARDATGWDGAAGLVFLVGTLANLALQLRITKSLKSRGDRARWIGVGLAVTALAFVPPALGASVGASGWLAAVPVLLGALLLYLGLMVASPFVMELIPRFGRPELTGTYFGIFYVVSGVAAAVGNTVVGWAMDAGARGGHGWLPWACCALFGLASAGGVAWLYRRGALPSTPAPVTTAPGKERSTA; from the coding sequence CTACCTCGCCACCCACCTCACCGAGAACCTGGGCATGTCGGCGGCCGTCGTCGGCATCGTCCTGGGCGTCCGGAACCTCAGCCAGCAGGGCCTGTTCATCATCGGCGGCTCCGCGTCCGACCGGCTCGGCGCCCGGGGGGTCATCATCGCCGGGTGCGCGCTGCGGACCGTCGGGTTCGGGCTGTTCGCGCTCGGCGACGGGCTGGCGGTGCTCCTGGCCGCCTCGGTACTCAGCGGGCTCGCCGGGGCCCTGTTCAATCCGGCGGTGCGGGCCTATCTGGCGCAGGAGGCCGGGGAGCGCAAGGCGGAGGCGTTCGCGCTGTTCAACGTGTTCGCCACGACGGGAGCCCTGATCGGGCCGCTGCTGGGCAGCGTGCTGCTGCTCGTGGACTTCCGTACGTCCGCGCTCACCGCCGCCGGGATCTTCGCGGTCCTCACCGTGGCGCAGGCCCTCGTCCTGCCCGCCCGGAAGGTCGAGCCGACCGGCAGCGGTGTCCTCGGCGACTGGCGCGAGGTCCTCGGGAACCGGGCCTTCCTGGCGTTCGCGCTCGCCATGGTCGGCATGTTCACCCTGGAGAACCAGCTGTACCTGCTGCTGCCCGCCGGAGCACGCGACGCCACCGGCTGGGACGGCGCGGCCGGCCTCGTCTTCCTCGTGGGCACGCTCGCCAATCTCGCGCTCCAGCTGCGTATCACCAAATCGCTCAAGTCGCGGGGCGACAGGGCACGGTGGATCGGCGTGGGGCTCGCGGTGACGGCACTGGCGTTCGTGCCGCCGGCCCTCGGGGCGAGCGTCGGGGCCTCCGGGTGGCTCGCCGCCGTACCCGTCCTGCTCGGCGCGCTGCTCCTCTACCTCGGCCTCATGGTCGCCTCGCCGTTCGTGATGGAGCTGATCCCGCGCTTCGGGCGACCGGAGCTGACCGGCACGTACTTCGGGATCTTCTACGTGGTCTCGGGGGTCGCGGCGGCCGTCGGCAACACCGTCGTCGGGTGGGCCATGGACGCCGGGGCGCGCGGCGGCCACGGCTGGCTGCCCTGGGCATGCTGCGCCCTGTTCGGGCTGGCCTCGGCGGGCGGGGTGGCCTGGCTGTACCGGCGCGGGGCACTGCCCTCCACGCCGGCCCCGGTCACCACCGCCCCGGGGAAAGAGAGGAGCACGGCATGA